The genomic stretch tatgataatattttttattcaccATCCCCATAGTGCTTATACATTAAAGTGAAGTGTTTCTGCTCAATTAGAACCTGAGCAGTTGATTGTCTGCTTGTAAGTTTGAACCCTGTGGATATTGGAGTTTTTGAGCCTCTTTGCTTGGACAGAATTTTGTAATTGGTAAATCCCCTTAAGGAGTTTTTTCATTGTTGCCTTACAGTGATCCAGTGAGGTAGAGAGGCTGAGGGCTAGCTCTCCCCATGACCTTTCGGCACTCATTCTGGCATGTTCCCTCTGGGAGTATCCCTGACTGCTTCTTCTTACCTACTCCCATCACCTGGCCAACTCCTCTACCTGTCCTGCTCTTATCAAGTCACCACCTGCAGGAAGCCTTCTTTGATTCCCCCTAAAGTACGTCAAGTTTTCCTGCTATGCATTTCCGTCACACCCTGCCTCCAGTTTCGGGCTGAGGCTGCTGATAATTCTGAGTCTTGAATTTTCCACACAGGAAACTCAAGGAGGCTGAGAATGAAAGCACCAGATTTGGTGGTGGAAGATGTGGCTGGGGTCCTGGGTCAGTCCTATGTTTGCTAATAGGAGTGTCTTGAAAGGTGCAAAATGCTGCAAATATATGGGAATTATTATAAGAAGACCTGGCTTCAGATGGCAAATGATTCAGTAATCATCTACCTTTTTAGTCCTGGTTTCTCAAAACTGTTAACTCCCTCTTTAGCTTTAGCTCAGACTCTTGCCGTGTGTTACTCAGCTTCTGTTTGGGACATTTATTCAAGAGTCAGGTATTGGAAGGTTACTGTGTCCCAGGGAGTATCAACATGGTGGGAAGTGAGTGGGTTCTAGAATCTGAACTCAGATCCTACTCTAGTAGCTGTGCGATCTCAGTTACTTGGCTTAATCTGTGACTCCATGTCCTCATCTAtcaaatggaggtaataatagtacctcctTCATTGGACTGGGGTGAGGATCAGAAGAGATCATCCATGCAAAGCTCAGAGCATGATGCTTGGAGCATAGTGAGAGCTCTATAAATGTTGTTAGCATGGAGAACTCAGTTCTCAGACTTTAGCCTGGTTTCTGGTCTCCAGAGCACTGCCTGGAGAATTGATCTCTtgctgctttgctttttcaaagcCCAAATCTAATTCATATTTTTCCACTCTAATCTCTTCTCCCACCCCTAGCCTGCGCTGCCCTAGTAGAGCCCAGTTTCTGGTGCCACATCCCttttcttaaatatgtattttaagagCAAGTGTTACATCCACCACAATGACTAAAATGGaagattgaaaatattttaaaaagtaatgatgaTGTACTGCATCCAGAACTCTCTCACAGTGctggtgaaagaataaattgaTTTGACCGTTTTTGAAAACTCTGGAAGTAAAGCTGAATACACACCTACCCTTTAATCCAGGAAATCTACTCCTAGGTTTATTCTCAACAGAGATATGCATGTACATACACCAAAAGTCAGGTAGAAGAAATTTCTCAAGAGCACAAGATTATCTGTTGCTGAACAACAAATTACTCTAAAACGTAGTAActtaacacacatttattacctCTCAGATGGGTCAGGAATCCATGAGTGACTTAGCTGAATGAAGGGCCAATTTATCCATTAGGTCCAGTATGTGCAGTGCCTAGAGCCCACAATACTTGTCAgtacagttttcttcttgtagtaAGTGAAATAcatcccccttcccttcccttgcctCTTGCCTCTTGCCTCTTGCCTCTTGCCTCTTGCCTCTTGCCTCTTCCCTCTTGCcttgccttctcttcccttcccttcccttcccttctcctcccttcccctttccttcccctcccctcccttcccttcccttttcttcccctccttcccttccctcctctccccttccttccttccttccttccttccttccttccttccttccttccttccttccttccttccttctctctttcattcttctttctttctttttcttttctttcaagtgAAAGAAAGGGCCCATGAAGACAAAAGTGCCTAGGGCCCACAAATATCATAGAATTCAGCCCTGACTGGGTGGTTCTGGCTGAAAGTATCTTAGGAGGTTTTAATGAGGCTGCCAGCTGGGGATACAGTCATCAGAAGATTCCACTGTGGGAGGATCCACTTCTAAGTTCACTGAGGTAGTTGCTGGTAGGTCTCAGCTCCTCTCTGGCTGTTAGCTGGAGGCCTTAATTCCTCACCACATAGGCCTCTCCACAGCTTCCTGAGTGTCCTCATGACATAGCAGAGGGCTTCTACCAGAgcaaggcaagagagagagagagagatcaaggcaAAAGCCTCAATGTCTTTATAAACTAATCTTGGAAGTGATGGCACAtcaagaagccaggcacaaagaATAGactttgtatgattccatttatataaagttaaaaaatgagcaaaactaCTCTACGTGTTAGAGGTGAGAATAGTGTCCCCCCAGAAAGAGAACAACTGGAAGTAGATTTAAGGGGTACTTGGGAAGCTGCTGcatttagtttcttcatctgggttTTAGCTCCACACATTCGTGAAATTCATTGAGTTGTACGCTTTTCTCCATGTACATTATACTTCAAGAAGGATTTTTCAAAAGTCCGTGTCAGAACACCtttattgtcttccttttctAAAGAGACATTCTGGAAATGATAGGTTATGGCTTGGCATATATCTGGGATAACTACAATATCTGGTCAACATTTTGGTCCTGGCTGTGAGACCTTGACTGAACAAGTCACTTATTCTCTCTCACTGTGGTTTGCTCCTCCAAAGAGCTGGGTGGACACATGCCCTTCCAGCCTCAAAGTGTGATGGAGAATGTTGGGTACTATCAGGTACAGTTGAATACTGTTGTATACAAGATTAAGTACTAAAGTCAAGGagtaatataaaaatcaactatAAACAAACTACCCTTGACAATTCTGTAGATAAGCCCTAAATCACTGGGATGCCCTTGGAAGCTCAAAAGCCAGGCACTAGGagtatatttcttttgtttctctttaggTTTCTGCCTTTAGTCTTCCTTTCTGTGGGGCAGCCTAGGACAAGACTGGCTTGAATGgcagcactgggggtgggggtggggtggggaggatttCTTACTCTCCTAATCTCTTTTATGTTGAGGGCACCTAATTGAATGTCCATATTACATATACCTTTACAGTATTTCCAATGTATGTTAAAGCACTGAAAATTGTAACAATATTAAGGAAATGTAAGTGACGATTCATCTTTGGAACAGGAGCTTTCCTCAGATTATTTTGGGTCTAGAAAGCCTTTATGGATAATGTCAAGGTTAAACAAAGTGACTGATTAAAGTCAATTAACCAAAACAGGGGGCTGCTTGATGCTTAATGACATGTTGGGATAATAAGTAGAGAAAGAAGTTAAAGTCAATGTTAGATATTACCATAAATAGCAATTATGTAGTACTTTATAGTTTACAAAAtctaaataatttcttaaaaatcaaccttattttaaagatgaggctTAACTGCTCAAGGTCATCTGATTAGTTTAACAGGAGAACTGGGATATTTATAATCAAATCTTCTGCGTTCAAAACCATAATACTTCCTAGGagatctccccccacccccttttatGAGTGGTGATGATACAAAGAGGTAGGTTTGAGGATTTGTGATCTGGCTCTCCTGGGCTTCAGCCACCTGCGTGATCCATATGGCCTTGATCATCTTCTCTAGGCAAGATTCCCAAGATTCACCAAGACAGTGAGGTGGGAAGcacagggtcacctgggtggctgtgATTCTCACGTAGGTAGAGACCTGCACAGGATGAGGTCAAAAGTTGTTCTTGTGTGACCCAGGATGTGTGGGGTTTCAGGTTATCCCGCTGGGTGATACAGCTGGTTTCCGATGCTCCAGGATGGGGccaggttatttttttaatacatatgtaCCTGCGTCATGCTTATGCATGCATTCCATATCTGCTTATCACTATATAACAAAACCATTTGAAAAGACAAACCTTGCCCAGTAAAGACATATGTTATGAAATAATTGTGATATCATAGTTCACCCTCATGGGAGTTAGAATTCACAGTACAATCTTTGTGCCTTTGCAGAGGTGTGTATCCTTTAATGGGACTAACGGCTCCCAGACGGGGCTCTTCTATTGACTAGAGGACCCAGGTGTAGCCATTGTGAAGTGGCTTAGGGAGGAGAGTAGTAGTGGGCTCAGTGGAGAATCTTCCCTAACTCCTCACATTTAGGAGAGATATTGCTATGTCCAGATATGATTCCATTTCAGTTGTTATAAtttgtcattccagtgtttcctTTGGGATTCAGGTAGCAGCATGAGGCCCCCTGGTGGCCTGAAATCATTCATGAGTTTACTTAATCAAGCATTTTGAAGGGCAGGTGTGGCTAGAGAAGTACGAAAGTAGTGAATACTCACCTACACCTGTTGCTTACAGTTGAGGCAGGGCGGAGTAGGATGACCTATTCGGGGAGAGTTgagaactaaaatattttaagagagtAAAATAAATGGACTGTGATTCTAGATAAAACACTcactttctgatttttcattctttagttcatttagcaaacatttattgagtacctgctctGTACAAGATGTTTTATTTGGCATTACgtgagggttaaaaaaaaaaagacatcatctCTTCTAAGGAGATTCGGAAGAGGATAAAACACTTATGCCACCAACATGGTAGAAAATGAAAGGTGCCGTcagagaataaataagtaaagactTCAAAGGagtaattattttgagataaaaGGGAAGGCTTTTTAGGAAGGGGTTGCATTTAGGCTGGGGCTCTAATGAGAAGCAGGATTTGGAGACgttgagacagagagggacaggatGGCATTACGGAGGAGGGAGAACAGAAGTTGAACATACATGGAAGCAGGAAACCACAGTCTGATTCAGAATGGCGAATAGTCTGATCTGGCTTACTCATGAGTTTTCGGCTGGAGTGAAGTGAAAGCTGGATACATCTGTTTGGATCGGATAGTGGAGAACCTTGAACACTTGCCTAAGAAATTTCTTCATCAGCAATGGGGAGCCTTTGACTATTCTGAGCAGAAAAGAGGCATGTCAAAGCACAGACTCCCTCCAATTAAAACCAACCCGACGCTACATACTTGCATTTGGCCCAGAGGAGTGTGGATGTGCATGCATTTAAGATAATTGTGGTGTACTCTACTATAGTGAACAACTCCAGGCTTGCGCCATCTGACCTTCAAAACCAGGACAAGCGAGGCCATCAAGGCTTCTCTCCTTAACAAAACTACTTGGGCACCAGGCAACAGTCTCTCTTCAAAGTGCTAcgtgaggtttgttttgttttgctttgcatttccaaGGTTTGAGGAAGACTTCGTGCCTCACTATCTTCCCATATTTGTTTCATGTGGTTTAAACTACATGGACCAGGGATATCCCTGGTGGGACTTCTGAGGTAGAGTCCTAGCTGGGTGTAGAATAGCTCACTATCCACAGGAGTCAAGCAGTGATCTTATTTGCATTGTATTAGAACTAACTCAGTTTAGCAGCCTAAGAATctacacaatgcctggcatatagttgATGTTCAAAAATAGGTGAAGCAAATATTTAACCAACTGATTGAATCGATAACACACATTTAATAACACATTATAAAATTCCTGACTCCAGGCATTGATTTCCTAATCGTTAATGGCATAGAAATTGTTTAGAACGTAGTGAACATAATTAATATTATTCGTCACAAGTCATGAAAGaatgatacaataaaaaataaaaaatcttctaGATAAGTTAGGGAGAAACAACATGCCCATTCGAGAGAAATACATTTGAGACATTGCCAGTGAGGCAAGGGAAGATGGGCAATTTGGAACTGCAGTAAACATAACTGTAACAGCAACTAGCATTTAAGAAATTTCAGCAgcaataagtatttattattttgaatgaaatgtacattaaactttatataaaaatcatCAAAAGTGCTAGGttggattattttaatattaatttaaccCCTCATGTCATTTAGTAGCTACATCTTTTACCTTTTAGCTTCTGACTCAGCAAAAACTGTCCAatgttaaaacataaaaaaattagtttattcCTTAAGAAAAAGTACCACCAGTGATgagttattgaaaaaaaaaaaagatgccagaGAATCAACTTATTAGAAAAAATTCTCACAGAATTTCATAGAAGGATGCAAAGTCCGAGGTGATTTAGACTCTtggcagaatatttttttatgataCAACTTCTTAAAAGTgtgggtttttgtatttttttttttttgaggcaggTCGCTGGTGTGCCAGAACTATATGActattttctcatctttccttGGCTACTTTCCAAGGTGAACCAAACGTTGTCTAACGCCGTTCACCTCCCATGACCCCTCAAATGTCTAATACAGAGAAAAAGCTGATTTTTCAGTCTTAGAAATAGCCCTTAGAGTTAAGTTTGTCATTAAGGAAGACACAAGTAGGTTCTTCATCGAACAGaaccccctctgccctcccacaaCCAATTCGCCCCAACCCTCTGGTCTGCTGCAATGCACcgttcatcctctcccactctaGTTCTGGGTGAATTGGATGACACAGCAAGAGGAAGGTTTTCAGGCCACATATCCCATGTAGTCTCATTCAGTCCTAGGCAAACAAGCTTCTCTGATTTGCCACAAGAGCTGTCTGACTCTCCCGTCTCTTGGCTTTCTTGCTCCTCTGCCTCACCTTCCAGCACAAGGCACTGGAGGCTAACAAAAAAAGTCCAGATGACAGGAGGACCAGACCCAGGATGGAAATGATGGAGCCGTGGGAATTGAAGCTGTAAGCCACAGCAGTGACCACTATCCCCGCGATGAGGACCACCACGGCGAAGGGGATGATGCAGCGGTAACAGGAGAGCTCAGCACCCCCGGTAGCAGCCGTCAGCTGAATCTCACTGACCAAAGGGACCGTGGTGACCACCGCTTCACTGTTGGGGCTCTTCTCCATTGTCATGGGCTTGGAAGACGTTGGGGTTCCCAGGATCTCCTTTATGGgctcttcattcatttttgctaGCAATGTTTCCTAGCTGGGTTCACAGACTAGACCTGGGGGCTCTCTCCAGGGTGGAAGctgtggaggagacagaacatATCAGGTAAATGTATCAGAGTGAGCCCTGTAAGTAGAAGTAAAGAGCTGGGGAAACATCTCTGGGTTCTTTTCTAGGAGGCACTGATGCATGTGAAAATcaactttcatattttttcccctgattGTTTGCATTCTCTTTGCAAAAAGCAAGATAAAGCGATAGCcataaaaaaaaagggaagatatAAAAAGCAGGAAGCACTTTACAGTGTTTAATATACCCTGACGATCTACAAATGTTTTTTACAAGGCTTTCCACTCTGTCTATTGCTTCTCATTCCTCTAACTGCACGGAAAAGTCTCAGTCCTAATCCAAAAGACAGCCTCCCTCATGGGCAGAATACACTATAAACAATCCTTTGCATGGACCGTTCCAAAACTCATCGCAATTTAGACTCTGCCAATGTTTTCAGGCATAACATGCATTCCAAATTATCACCCATTCACTGCCTACGAGATCAGTGTCAAGCCCAGCAGCCAGTGTACGAATGATGTTCTTCTATAGCAGATGACCGTCAGCAGGTCTTTATTGTTGTTACTACTTAACAGTGCAACATGTGTCCTGGGACTGCGGTGGGGGTGCAGGTCAGCAAAAATTGAGCAGCAATAAGACCAGGATTTGTGATCTGAAATGGGGCAATACTTTCCAATCCACTTGAAAGAGGAAAAGTAAGgggaaaaacaatttaattttgtaGGATATAATTTTGTACTTTCTTACATTAAAGATAAGATTAACTATTAGAGTAATGAGCTGtgaattcaaaattttccatGGAACTCAACAAGGGCTTTCAATCCTATGCGGACCATgacatgtattaaaaaaataagcatgcaAGATATTCAGCAAAGTTTTAGACTTTATTTTCCCATGCCCTTGCTGCGATGTTTCTTTCTGGATATTTTGAACCAGAACACTTTAGGACAAAATCTGAAACTCTTGGTCAAAAGCGTCTGGTTGAAAGGCTGCCTAGGAGAAATCAGTGAATGCTCTTGTCTGCTGTTCAGACATGTTACGTCATTCTCTTTCGTCCCTGAGAAGCGATGGAACAGCTAAAGAATCGAGCAATTGCAGTCACTGAAGAAATTTAGAAGAAGGTTCTTGAGGCTGTTATAAGGAAATTAATACTTGGAACATATTAAGCATCCACTGAAAGCAAATTCAAGCCCAAATCAACATATTACTCCCTGTGCAACAAAGCTAAATATTAGAACTGCCTGTTTGCACGTAATTTTTAGTCACCAAAATTAATCATTGCTGTCCAGTGATACCCTAGTATCATTATTAGGCCAGAGAAAGGATATTTGAGATGATGttggaaagcaaaataaatcccccccccaaaaaaagctgcGACATAAGCTAACTTGCAAATGAAGATCTGTCCCCAAAGGACACACACAtacctcagagaaaagcagtccaTTAGCAGGGGAGCCACCGGACTTGGGAGGGAAGAAATAGCAGCGCTTGGGTTTCTTCGGTCAACTTCTGGGAAAAGAGCCTGTAATAGCGCGTCTGTCAATAAAATGACAGGACAAGAATCTcctctggggaaaagaaaagatagaaaaatactgTGCTGTATGGTTGGTTTCAGACCCTGGAGTTCCTTCTTTCGCTCTACCTCCGTTCCTAAATGACgcttgtctttccctctctctctttttatttcctccccCTCCGGATTGCCCCtccctgtcattttttttttttttttcttcgttcTCTTCCTTGCCAGCAGATTGAGTTTTGGCTTCACCCAACTCTGCTCAGTGACATGATAAGTCAGAATCATTCTAGAGTCCCCAGAGACAGGAGCcagcttttacttttatttctcttgtagCATTTACTAACTAGACGGCTTTGCattactcattttttccccagctaACCTCCAGATCGTCCTCCCACCCATCAGGCATTTTCCTAAGAAAATCCCAGAGTCAGCGTTGCAGACCCAGCCGAGGGGACAGAGCTGAAGGGACAGACACTTTAGGGCAGCAGGAACAGCTGTGAAGTCATAGGGCAGCTGAATTCAGCCTGTAAGCCAGCAAAAAGCCATGTTCCTAGGCTTCCCCAGTATTCTTTATTTATAAGTGTGGGGGGCCATCTGAAGCTTAAAACCTCCCTTGTTTGATATTAATTGATAATTAAGGAATGACGGTCGGGAATGCAAACCTTTATGGTTGAGGGAGAAACCAATCATCTTGATTTAAACACGATCACTTACTACTCATGCTAGGGGTTGAGTACTTTTGGCTGaaattatcatcaccatcatcaacaccatcatcgcTGTCATTTACAGAGCACCCACTGTGGCTGTGACACATAAGCGTGCATGCATTAACTTTTAATTCTCACTAGTTGACAAATGAGTTTATAAATAGTTTATAAATGAGGCTCGGAGGGGTTAAATAATCTCACGAAGgtcacacagaaagaaagaaacccttgGTTTGAACCGCAGTCTTTAATGGGCACATAAATCATGTGGAAAGCTTGTTAAATGTAGAATCTGATTTAGTAGGGCTGTAACAAGCTCCTGACTGATGCCGATCTGCTGCTTCTTGGTCCACTTTTAGGAGCaagatattttaaacatttaagtaTACATGGCTTGATGCATCACACTCTCAAATAGTAAAGTTAAGGGTTTATATCCACCCGTTCCCCAAGTGGCCTTACAGGTTTATACTTTTTTACAGATAagctatttgaaaatttaaagccCCAGATTGCCTTTtcgagagaaaaatgagaaactaCTGGGACACTATTATAAGCTCATCCCTAAAATTCTGTAGCTAAAAGTTATCCATCCTCTATATTTTAACCTCTACAAGTTTTAATAACTTCGTTTTAATTACTATGGCAAATCTACAAATGTAAATTAAATCTCCGAAGATATttgttcccttctttctcctgggTTGTTAGATTTCTTTAACATTGGTGCAGGGCTTGGATGTTCCCAGGCATCTCCCCTCTGTTCTAAGATAGCATCCTGCATCTTGTAAAAATACCTTGACGATTTTATCATAAAGGGGGAGGGAACAGAAGTCCTTTTTTT from Ursus arctos isolate Adak ecotype North America unplaced genomic scaffold, UrsArc2.0 scaffold_24, whole genome shotgun sequence encodes the following:
- the TMEM100 gene encoding transmembrane protein 100; protein product: MNEEPIKEILGTPTSSKPMTMEKSPNSEAVVTTVPLVSEIQLTAATGGAELSCYRCIIPFAVVVLIAGIVVTAVAYSFNSHGSIISILGLVLLSSGLFLLASSALCWKVRQRSKKAKRRESQTALVANQRSLFA